In Paenibacillus sp. 1781tsa1, one DNA window encodes the following:
- the bshA gene encoding N-acetyl-alpha-D-glucosaminyl L-malate synthase BshA: MDKKLKIGITCYPSLGGSGVVATELGKLLAEQGHQVHFIANSIPFRLGTFQKNIFYHEVEVNDYYVFRYPPYDLSLATKMAQVAKSQQLDLLHVHYAVPHAVCAFLAKQMVGDGLKVVTTLHGTDITVLAQDESLKDLIRLAINESDAVTAVSKDLIRETVELLDIQRPIDLTYNFIDKRIYYPRDAASLRRDFAAPEEKILMHISNFRPVKRTQDVVEVFRQVQEQVPAKLLFVGEGPDLPKMQWKINDLGLNDKVHFLGKQDDIAQVISMADVLMLPSEKESFGLVALEAMACGVPTIGSQAGGIPELVLHGKTGFLSAIGDTQSMAENTIRLLTDDRLAAEFREACLQRAHHDFCNDAIRHEYEQIYYRVLGREVPNLKPVCG; the protein is encoded by the coding sequence ATGGATAAAAAGCTAAAAATCGGCATCACCTGTTATCCGTCCCTCGGCGGGTCTGGCGTTGTTGCAACGGAGCTGGGCAAATTGCTTGCCGAACAGGGGCATCAGGTTCATTTTATTGCCAACAGTATTCCGTTCAGACTGGGTACGTTCCAGAAGAATATTTTTTATCACGAAGTTGAAGTCAATGATTATTATGTGTTCCGTTACCCTCCGTATGATCTGTCATTGGCAACGAAGATGGCTCAGGTGGCCAAGTCTCAGCAGCTGGATCTGCTGCATGTTCATTATGCCGTACCACACGCGGTATGTGCCTTTCTCGCGAAACAGATGGTAGGGGACGGCCTGAAAGTAGTTACGACGTTACATGGAACGGATATTACGGTTCTGGCTCAGGATGAATCTCTGAAGGATCTTATTCGACTTGCCATTAACGAAAGTGACGCGGTCACTGCGGTATCCAAAGATTTGATTCGGGAAACGGTCGAATTGCTGGATATTCAGCGTCCAATCGATCTAACCTATAATTTTATTGACAAACGAATATATTATCCGCGGGATGCAGCCAGTTTGCGAAGAGACTTTGCTGCGCCCGAAGAAAAAATATTAATGCACATTTCCAACTTCCGACCGGTGAAGAGAACTCAGGATGTGGTGGAGGTATTCCGTCAGGTACAGGAGCAGGTTCCGGCGAAACTGCTATTTGTAGGAGAAGGGCCTGATTTGCCGAAGATGCAATGGAAGATTAATGATCTCGGCTTAAATGATAAGGTTCATTTCCTTGGTAAGCAGGATGATATTGCCCAGGTGATCTCCATGGCTGACGTGTTGATGCTTCCATCGGAGAAGGAAAGTTTCGGACTTGTGGCGCTCGAAGCAATGGCTTGCGGCGTACCCACGATCGGTTCACAGGCCGGAGGAATTCCGGAATTGGTCTTACATGGTAAGACGGGATTCTTATCCGCGATCGGGGATACACAATCGATGGCCGAGAACACCATCCGTTTGTTAACAGATGATCGTTTGGCTGCGGAGTTCAGGGAAGCGTGTCTTCAGCGCGCGCATCACGACTTTTGCAATGATGCCATTCGGCATGAATATGAACAGATTTATTATCGGGTGCTGGGAAGGGAAGTTCCGAACTTGAAGCCGGTTTGCGGTTAA
- the bshB1 gene encoding bacillithiol biosynthesis deacetylase BshB1: MSLDILIFGAHADDAEIGMGGTIAKHTAAGLKVGVCDLTRAEMSSNGTVERRTEEAEQASRVLGLSCRTNLGLPDRGLYLTPEHVQAVTAEIRRHAPRMVFAPYWEDRHPDHVNCSKLVQEAVFNAKLRNYMPDMPAVQVKELYFYFINDIGPTDLIVDITEHYGQKETSLLSYRSQFELGEGAVSTPLNQGYIERVRARDSLLGQRSLIPFAEGFATITPYVVHQFGPSAQ, encoded by the coding sequence ATGAGTCTGGATATTCTCATCTTTGGAGCACATGCGGACGATGCGGAGATTGGTATGGGTGGAACGATTGCCAAACATACCGCTGCTGGCTTGAAAGTAGGCGTGTGTGATCTGACTCGTGCTGAGATGTCCTCCAACGGAACAGTAGAGCGCAGAACCGAGGAAGCGGAGCAAGCCTCCCGCGTCCTCGGTCTTTCGTGTCGCACGAATCTGGGGCTTCCTGACCGTGGTTTGTATCTTACTCCTGAACATGTACAGGCAGTAACGGCTGAGATCCGGCGTCATGCCCCTCGAATGGTATTTGCTCCCTATTGGGAAGATCGTCATCCGGATCATGTCAATTGCAGTAAGCTTGTGCAGGAGGCTGTTTTTAATGCCAAGCTTCGGAACTACATGCCGGATATGCCTGCTGTGCAGGTGAAGGAACTTTATTTTTACTTTATTAATGACATTGGACCTACGGATTTGATTGTAGATATTACGGAACACTATGGGCAAAAAGAAACTTCATTGCTCTCTTATCGTTCCCAATTCGAACTGGGAGAAGGAGCGGTCTCGACGCCATTGAATCAGGGGTATATTGAACGTGTAAGAGCCCGTGATTCCTTGCTCGGACAACGCAGTCTCATCCCTTTTGCAGAAGGTTTTGCTACAATTACACCTTACGTGGTTCATCAATTTGGCCCGAGTGCCCAATAA
- the mgsA gene encoding methylglyoxal synthase, with translation MLKIAFIAHDRKKEEMVNFVTAYEPVFTDHQLYSTGTTGLRIMEGTSLKIHRFESGPLGGDQQIGALVAQNEMDLIIFLRDPLMAQPHEPDINALLRLCDVQGIPLATNIATAEILVKALDRGDFAWRELVHKYKPEAGLNSGDSE, from the coding sequence ATGTTGAAAATAGCATTTATCGCCCATGATCGTAAAAAAGAAGAGATGGTTAATTTCGTGACGGCATATGAGCCTGTTTTTACGGACCATCAATTATATTCTACAGGAACGACAGGCCTTCGTATTATGGAAGGAACATCTCTGAAGATTCATCGATTCGAATCAGGCCCATTGGGCGGAGATCAGCAGATTGGAGCTTTGGTTGCGCAAAATGAGATGGATCTGATTATTTTCCTGCGAGATCCACTGATGGCACAACCTCATGAGCCGGATATCAATGCGTTGTTACGTCTTTGTGATGTGCAGGGAATTCCCCTTGCCACGAATATCGCAACCGCTGAAATTTTGGTTAAGGCTCTGGATCGTGGCGATTTTGCTTGGAGAGAGCTCGTACATAAATACAAGCCTGAGGCTGGATTGAATTCGGGTGATTCCGAATGA
- the dapB gene encoding 4-hydroxy-tetrahydrodipicolinate reductase, with product MSEVIRVAVIGAAGRMGREVVKLVLQDPELELAAAVNRSGAGTDAGTLVGLPECGVLVTDDIEMAFAETKPQVMVDFTVPQYAFTHTEIAIRHGVRPVMGVTGFTPEQIEQLDKQCQDKGIGGLIAPNFSIGAILMMRFAAQAAKHMPNVEIIEYHGDQKLDAPSGTAIKTAELIAANREELRQGNPNEEETIEGSRGGYYNGFRIHSVRLPGVFAQQEVVFGDYGQSLKIRHDSYERAGYMPGVKIGVQKVMEYTGMIYGFDHFID from the coding sequence ATGAGTGAAGTAATTAGAGTTGCCGTGATCGGAGCGGCTGGCCGAATGGGCCGTGAAGTTGTGAAATTGGTACTTCAGGACCCGGAATTGGAGCTTGCAGCGGCTGTCAACCGCTCCGGAGCAGGCACGGATGCAGGAACCCTTGTTGGTTTACCAGAGTGTGGGGTACTGGTGACTGATGATATCGAAATGGCGTTTGCCGAAACAAAACCTCAGGTTATGGTTGATTTTACAGTGCCGCAATATGCATTTACACATACCGAGATCGCGATTCGTCATGGAGTTAGACCTGTCATGGGTGTTACCGGCTTTACGCCGGAGCAGATTGAACAGTTGGACAAGCAATGCCAGGACAAAGGAATTGGAGGGCTTATTGCCCCTAACTTCTCGATTGGTGCCATTCTGATGATGCGATTTGCAGCACAGGCTGCCAAACATATGCCGAATGTGGAGATTATCGAATATCACGGGGATCAGAAGCTGGATGCTCCTTCCGGAACAGCGATCAAAACGGCTGAACTGATTGCTGCCAATCGGGAAGAACTTCGTCAGGGTAACCCGAATGAGGAAGAAACCATTGAAGGATCACGCGGCGGATATTACAACGGCTTCCGAATTCACAGTGTACGATTGCCTGGCGTATTCGCGCAGCAGGAAGTAGTTTTCGGTGACTATGGACAGTCACTCAAAATTCGGCATGACTCCTACGAGCGAGCAGGTTATATGCCTGGTGTTAAGATTGGTGTGCAAAAGGTTATGGAATATACAGGAATGATCTACGGATTTGACCACTTCATCGACTAA
- a CDS encoding tetratricopeptide repeat protein: MMKPEEYMQQAYRCILQNDFEQAIRWFESAIHAHPKHAELYYRCSITHARSKHLVPALEYARKAVELSPGTEEYILHLQTLEAKQLTSRAKLLLEQAGIATQERYVEASTILQEAVKLDPLSVEAHVMLALAYSDLNEFDYAIQALREAILLDPQNGQLHQMLQEIKQRMKSIQ; this comes from the coding sequence ATGATGAAACCGGAAGAATATATGCAGCAGGCTTACCGCTGTATATTGCAAAATGATTTTGAGCAGGCGATTCGTTGGTTCGAGTCAGCCATTCACGCTCATCCCAAACATGCGGAGTTATATTATCGCTGTTCCATTACCCACGCCCGCAGCAAACATCTTGTTCCGGCGCTTGAATATGCACGTAAGGCGGTGGAATTGTCGCCAGGAACAGAAGAGTATATTTTACATCTGCAGACATTGGAAGCGAAACAATTGACCTCCAGAGCGAAGTTGCTGTTGGAGCAGGCGGGTATTGCAACACAGGAGCGCTATGTGGAAGCGTCAACGATTTTGCAAGAAGCGGTCAAACTTGATCCGCTCTCCGTTGAAGCTCATGTTATGCTTGCGCTGGCTTACAGTGATTTGAATGAATTTGACTATGCAATTCAGGCGCTGCGTGAGGCAATTTTGCTCGACCCGCAGAATGGGCAGCTGCATCAAATGTTACAGGAAATCAAGCAACGTATGAAATCCATTCAATAA
- a CDS encoding nucleotide pyrophosphohydrolase, with translation MEKSIAEMQREVDQYISQFKEGYFSPLAMLARMSEEVGELAREVNHEFGEKPKKSSEAANSIELELGDILFITICFANSLGIDLAEAHDKVMHKFNTRDANRWTPKNTD, from the coding sequence ATGGAGAAAAGCATCGCAGAAATGCAGCGTGAGGTTGATCAGTATATCTCCCAGTTCAAGGAGGGATATTTCAGTCCTCTGGCCATGTTGGCCCGGATGTCTGAAGAGGTTGGGGAGCTTGCCAGGGAAGTGAATCATGAGTTCGGCGAGAAGCCGAAGAAATCTTCCGAAGCAGCCAATTCCATTGAACTTGAGCTTGGAGATATTTTATTTATCACGATTTGTTTTGCGAACTCACTCGGCATTGATCTGGCTGAGGCGCACGACAAAGTCATGCATAAATTTAACACCCGCGATGCCAATCGGTGGACTCCCAAAAACACCGATTAG
- a CDS encoding YitT family protein has protein sequence MSTAKTWVQVKLVLPILLGTALYAFGLLYFIIPNQLMEGGLTGVTVLINYAFGISPSLTTLILNVPLFLIGLKILGGRQMIYTGIGIGALTVFLWLFEKLIHLGWIEPLHTENDLLLAALYAGVTLGAGLGIVFRWGGTTGGSDIIARILNRKYGWSMGRVLLGIDFVIIGLSLIYIPKEKILYTLVAVFIASKVIDFIQEGAYSARAFMIISDHAPEIADQITRDMDRGVTLIPAIGAYSKQAKHMAYCVISRQEFRRLQTIVRSIDPRAFVIISDVHDVHGEGFKES, from the coding sequence ATGAGCACTGCCAAAACCTGGGTTCAAGTTAAACTGGTACTTCCCATCCTGCTGGGTACAGCCTTATATGCCTTTGGGCTCCTCTATTTCATTATCCCTAACCAACTTATGGAAGGTGGCCTCACCGGGGTTACCGTGCTGATCAATTATGCCTTCGGCATCTCACCTTCACTAACGACCTTGATTCTTAATGTCCCCCTATTTCTGATCGGGCTCAAAATTTTGGGCGGCAGACAGATGATCTATACAGGTATCGGAATCGGGGCATTGACCGTTTTTCTATGGTTGTTTGAGAAGTTGATTCATCTGGGCTGGATTGAACCATTACATACCGAGAATGACCTCCTGTTAGCTGCTTTATATGCAGGCGTTACCCTTGGAGCCGGTCTTGGCATCGTATTTCGTTGGGGTGGCACGACGGGCGGTTCAGACATCATTGCTCGTATTCTAAACCGCAAGTATGGATGGAGTATGGGGCGAGTATTACTGGGCATCGATTTTGTCATTATCGGGCTCTCTCTCATCTACATCCCCAAAGAAAAAATTCTGTACACGCTCGTAGCTGTATTCATCGCTTCCAAAGTCATCGACTTTATTCAGGAAGGTGCATATTCTGCCCGGGCATTTATGATCATTAGTGACCATGCACCCGAGATTGCGGATCAGATCACACGGGATATGGATCGTGGCGTTACTCTCATTCCAGCTATTGGCGCGTACTCTAAACAGGCTAAACACATGGCCTACTGTGTGATATCCAGGCAAGAGTTCAGGCGTCTGCAGACCATTGTACGTTCCATTGACCCCAGAGCTTTTGTCATCATCAGCGATGTTCACGATGTACATGGAGAAGGTTTCAAAGAAAGCTGA
- a CDS encoding sporulation protein YpjB → MKRTFGIKTGLLVVSFMALLLWTNLAYRVTAQSEGLNSISDQQVSTSNSIAQLNEEAAILYRQALENNIEEVRGSILRISKSLEHISFEGQTTVEGIHALSETVVEVKQAVVKVKNDDASLQQSSAKLRLAADSLANPTKPLWLQYYKIVKNDLDALSAATDQGQTAAVLANRYTVLEEHYETIRPAALIRREPYEIAQMDAWLSHTKGLTAAKQPDLAQLKSMVGHGEELVNQLFGREKDESAFVPFVQGPDRRAAGLLISSVIVATLSYAGYRKYRAQQQGIFPFRR, encoded by the coding sequence ATGAAGAGAACGTTCGGGATCAAAACTGGCTTATTGGTGGTATCGTTCATGGCTCTGCTGCTTTGGACGAACTTAGCATATCGTGTAACCGCGCAAAGTGAAGGACTGAATTCGATTTCAGATCAGCAAGTGTCCACAAGCAATTCAATTGCACAACTTAATGAGGAAGCAGCCATATTGTATCGTCAGGCGCTCGAAAACAATATTGAAGAAGTGCGAGGAAGCATTCTGCGCATCAGTAAAAGTTTGGAGCATATTTCCTTTGAGGGACAAACGACAGTCGAGGGCATTCACGCCTTGTCCGAAACCGTAGTTGAAGTGAAACAAGCCGTTGTGAAGGTGAAAAATGACGATGCTTCTCTTCAGCAATCCTCTGCCAAACTCAGACTTGCAGCAGATAGTCTCGCAAATCCAACCAAGCCTTTATGGCTTCAGTATTATAAAATCGTAAAAAACGATCTGGACGCTTTATCCGCTGCTACAGATCAAGGGCAAACTGCGGCCGTACTGGCAAATCGCTACACCGTTTTGGAGGAGCATTATGAGACGATACGTCCTGCCGCTCTGATTCGACGTGAACCGTATGAAATTGCTCAGATGGACGCTTGGTTATCTCATACCAAAGGGCTTACCGCTGCAAAGCAACCTGATCTGGCTCAGTTAAAGAGCATGGTGGGCCATGGGGAGGAGCTGGTGAACCAGTTATTTGGTCGCGAGAAGGACGAGAGTGCCTTTGTACCGTTTGTACAAGGCCCTGATCGGAGGGCAGCCGGGCTGCTGATAAGTTCGGTCATTGTGGCGACGCTAAGTTACGCCGGATATCGTAAATATCGTGCACAGCAGCAGGGGATTTTTCCTTTTCGGCGCTAA
- a CDS encoding DUF1405 domain-containing protein, producing MALSYFWSREFLTNRYFLWLLFWCNAVGTVYGYIWYGEQMKLTLAEQPVWQIVFVPDSPTASLFFTLALLWILYPPRSIVIKRIGHVIQALAVVTSVKYGVWAVSIIFAGWMQGGTQHWQDWMLIASHSAMAIEALIYVRFFGFRWAALVVAGLWTLLNDTMDYTYDIYPWLPGSLYDHVDGVRNFTFGLTLVSILCAWLALRQARRT from the coding sequence GTGGCTTTATCGTATTTCTGGAGCAGGGAATTTCTGACCAATCGTTATTTCCTGTGGCTATTATTTTGGTGTAATGCGGTAGGAACGGTATACGGATACATCTGGTACGGAGAGCAAATGAAATTGACGCTAGCGGAGCAGCCGGTGTGGCAGATCGTATTTGTGCCAGATAGTCCAACAGCGAGTTTGTTTTTTACTTTAGCGTTGCTATGGATCTTGTACCCACCACGGTCCATTGTTATCAAACGGATCGGACATGTGATTCAGGCGCTTGCTGTGGTCACATCTGTGAAATATGGCGTGTGGGCCGTATCCATTATTTTCGCTGGCTGGATGCAAGGCGGCACACAGCACTGGCAAGACTGGATGTTGATTGCTTCGCATAGTGCGATGGCTATTGAAGCTCTTATTTATGTACGCTTTTTCGGCTTCCGATGGGCTGCCCTTGTCGTTGCAGGTCTCTGGACGCTGTTGAACGATACAATGGATTATACATATGATATTTACCCTTGGTTACCCGGTTCCCTCTATGATCATGTAGATGGTGTACGTAATTTCACATTCGGACTAACACTGGTGAGCATTCTGTGCGCGTGGCTAGCCTTAAGACAGGCAAGACGTACCTGA
- a CDS encoding menaquinol-cytochrome c reductase cytochrome b/c subunit — MAHGHKKDDEEKVIFVGDSRVRKGAGFITPPDYTAYPGKSEAFIPNFLLKEWMVGVVVLVGILVLTISEPAPLGYPANPSASVIPMPDWYFLFLYQYLKYPYASGDYVLLGVLGVSGVAFGALLLAPFLDTGKERRFYKRPIASSLMILSVISVFYLTNVAWTHYEHELEASGQKPEHIQREEEALERREAGLPPVSNAPGQQEEVAIVEQDDPAMETYKKAGCIGCHAADMKGASGPSLRGVGDKHSQEEILTIIKEGYNEMPAMYDQAIAQGVTDEEITHLTEWLAKQKAEQ; from the coding sequence ATGGCTCACGGACATAAGAAGGATGATGAGGAAAAGGTTATCTTTGTCGGTGATTCACGGGTCCGTAAAGGGGCGGGATTCATTACCCCTCCTGATTACACGGCGTATCCCGGCAAATCAGAAGCCTTTATTCCCAACTTCCTGCTGAAAGAATGGATGGTTGGTGTCGTTGTATTGGTGGGGATTCTGGTACTAACGATTTCAGAACCTGCACCTTTAGGCTATCCGGCCAATCCGAGCGCATCCGTAATTCCTATGCCAGACTGGTACTTCCTTTTTCTATATCAGTACTTGAAGTATCCATATGCATCGGGCGATTACGTTCTGCTCGGGGTACTGGGGGTCAGCGGAGTTGCTTTCGGAGCTTTGCTGCTGGCACCATTTCTGGACACAGGCAAGGAGCGGCGTTTCTATAAACGCCCCATTGCTTCATCACTGATGATTTTGTCGGTCATTTCTGTATTCTACCTGACGAATGTAGCGTGGACACACTACGAGCATGAGTTGGAAGCAAGTGGACAGAAGCCTGAACATATTCAACGTGAAGAAGAAGCACTGGAGAGGCGTGAAGCGGGACTCCCACCAGTTTCCAATGCACCTGGACAGCAAGAAGAAGTTGCGATCGTGGAACAGGATGATCCTGCAATGGAAACGTACAAAAAGGCTGGATGTATTGGCTGCCATGCGGCTGATATGAAGGGTGCAAGTGGACCTTCACTTCGGGGTGTAGGTGACAAGCATAGCCAGGAAGAGATTCTGACCATTATCAAAGAAGGCTACAACGAGATGCCTGCGATGTACGATCAAGCGATTGCTCAAGGTGTAACGGATGAAGAGATTACTCATCTGACCGAATGGCTTGCGAAACAGAAAGCAGAACAGTAA
- the qcrB gene encoding menaquinol-cytochrome c reductase cytochrome b subunit, which yields MFKNVYDWIDERLDITPIWRDVADHEVPEHVNPAHHFSAFVYCFGGLTFFITVIQILSGMFLTMYYVPDIINAYASVEYLQTKVAFGQIVRGMHHWGASLVIVMMFLHTMRVFFTGSYKAPREMNWVVGMLIFFVMLGLGLTGYLLPWDNKAYFATKVTLEIANTVPWLGPIIKEFLQGGTIVGAQTLTRFFALHVFFLPAVLLVLLVGHFIMIRRQGISGPL from the coding sequence ATGTTTAAAAATGTCTATGACTGGATTGACGAGCGTCTCGACATCACGCCAATCTGGCGGGACGTTGCGGATCATGAAGTTCCAGAGCATGTAAATCCGGCTCATCACTTTTCCGCATTCGTGTACTGCTTTGGTGGATTGACGTTCTTTATTACTGTTATTCAGATTCTGTCAGGCATGTTCCTGACCATGTATTACGTACCTGATATTATCAATGCCTACGCAAGTGTGGAGTATCTGCAGACCAAAGTAGCCTTCGGCCAAATTGTTCGCGGCATGCACCACTGGGGAGCCAGTCTGGTTATCGTAATGATGTTCTTACATACGATGCGTGTGTTCTTTACAGGCTCTTACAAGGCACCGCGTGAAATGAACTGGGTTGTCGGCATGCTGATCTTTTTCGTCATGTTGGGCCTGGGTCTGACAGGGTACTTGTTGCCATGGGATAACAAAGCCTATTTTGCAACAAAAGTAACACTGGAGATTGCCAATACGGTTCCTTGGTTGGGACCGATTATTAAAGAATTCCTGCAAGGCGGTACGATTGTTGGTGCACAGACACTAACCCGATTCTTTGCCCTGCATGTATTCTTCCTCCCCGCTGTGCTTCTGGTGCTTCTGGTCGGACACTTTATCATGATCCGCAGACAGGGCATTTCGGGACCACTATAA
- a CDS encoding ubiquinol-cytochrome c reductase iron-sulfur subunit, with translation MSSEHDHHEASLKLPSRMEMSRRQFLTYTLGGATAYMAAGAILPMVRFAVDPILQHKGEGTSVKVAEISKITNEPQEFTFELKQQDGWYLSNASLVAWIRKDEQGKIYALSPICKHLGCTVGWNSDKQYPDEYHCPCHGAHYDKEGKNLAVAPKPLDEYVVKEEQGWVYLGDIVPNTRVN, from the coding sequence ATGAGCAGTGAGCATGACCACCACGAAGCTTCATTGAAATTGCCAAGCCGCATGGAGATGTCACGCAGGCAGTTTTTGACCTACACGCTTGGTGGAGCTACAGCCTACATGGCCGCCGGTGCAATCCTTCCTATGGTCCGTTTTGCGGTGGACCCGATTTTGCAACATAAGGGAGAAGGCACCTCTGTCAAAGTAGCTGAAATCAGCAAAATTACGAATGAGCCTCAAGAATTCACCTTTGAACTTAAACAACAGGATGGTTGGTATCTGAGTAATGCATCGTTAGTGGCGTGGATTCGCAAAGACGAGCAGGGTAAAATTTATGCACTCTCACCTATCTGTAAACATCTGGGATGTACAGTAGGCTGGAACAGTGACAAGCAGTACCCTGACGAGTATCATTGCCCCTGCCATGGCGCGCACTATGACAAGGAAGGGAAGAATCTTGCCGTAGCCCCCAAACCGCTGGATGAGTACGTAGTCAAGGAAGAGCAGGGTTGGGTATATCTGGGCGACATTGTTCCGAACACCCGAGTGAATTAG
- a CDS encoding DUF2487 family protein has product MKFSEMTQDSWAELQLYLDTCLIPYTALSGEQSPVEVTEALERLRDFLDMVEIPFKGRIMTYPAFHYANSELSMTLNSLSAQLKSSGFKYVVIMSSDGHLNEVDIPSADLVLRRSVLTHEVGEEGIARFVGEKIRELWKK; this is encoded by the coding sequence TTGAAATTCAGTGAGATGACTCAAGACAGCTGGGCTGAACTGCAACTCTATCTGGATACATGCCTTATTCCATACACAGCTCTTAGCGGCGAGCAGTCGCCAGTTGAAGTTACCGAGGCATTGGAGCGGCTGAGAGATTTTCTGGACATGGTCGAAATTCCTTTCAAAGGGCGAATCATGACTTATCCAGCCTTTCATTATGCCAATTCAGAATTGTCAATGACATTAAATTCCTTGTCCGCACAGCTTAAATCTTCAGGATTCAAATATGTGGTTATTATGTCATCAGATGGTCATTTGAATGAAGTGGACATTCCATCTGCTGATCTGGTTTTGAGACGGTCCGTGTTAACTCATGAGGTCGGAGAAGAGGGGATTGCGAGATTTGTAGGGGAAAAGATACGAGAGTTGTGGAAAAAATAG